A genome region from Geminicoccus roseus DSM 18922 includes the following:
- a CDS encoding SDR family oxidoreductase — protein sequence MPGSTAEMTPKPDHGEESYRGSGRMQGMATIITGGDSGIGRAVAIAFAREGADVLISYFNEHEDAKETARWVEKAGRKAVVVSGDIKEESHCKELVAQAIQEFGKLDVLVNNAAHQASFDSIEDISAEEWDVTFRTNIHSQFYLCKAAIPQMKPGSSIINTSSINAKNPSPSLLAYATTKGAIANFTAGLAGLVADKGIRVNAVAPGPIWTPLIPSTMPPEKVESFGKNTPLGRAGQPVELAPAYVLLASHESSYMTGALIPVTGGRPML from the coding sequence ATGCCTGGCTCCACGGCCGAGATGACGCCCAAACCCGACCATGGCGAGGAGAGCTATCGCGGCAGCGGCCGCATGCAGGGCATGGCGACCATCATCACCGGCGGCGATTCCGGCATCGGCCGTGCTGTGGCGATCGCGTTTGCCCGGGAGGGCGCCGACGTACTGATCTCCTATTTCAACGAGCACGAGGACGCCAAGGAGACCGCGCGCTGGGTGGAGAAGGCTGGGCGCAAGGCCGTGGTCGTCTCCGGCGACATCAAGGAGGAGAGCCACTGCAAGGAACTGGTCGCCCAGGCGATCCAGGAATTCGGCAAGCTCGACGTCCTGGTCAACAACGCCGCCCACCAGGCCAGCTTCGACAGCATCGAGGACATCAGCGCCGAGGAGTGGGACGTCACCTTCCGCACCAACATCCACAGCCAGTTCTACCTGTGCAAGGCGGCGATCCCCCAGATGAAGCCGGGCAGCTCGATCATCAACACGAGCTCGATCAACGCCAAGAACCCGTCGCCCTCGCTCCTTGCCTACGCCACCACCAAGGGAGCCATCGCCAACTTCACCGCCGGCCTGGCCGGCCTGGTCGCGGACAAGGGCATCCGGGTCAATGCCGTGGCGCCGGGGCCGATCTGGACGCCCCTGATCCCTTCGACCATGCCCCCGGAAAAAGTCGAGAGCTTCGGGAAGAACACGCCCCTGGGCCGGGCCGGCCAGCCCGTGGAACTGGCGCCTGCCTATGTGCTGCTGGCCTCGCACGAGTCCAGCTACATGACCGGCGCCCTGATCCCGGTCACCGGTGGGCGGCCGATGCTCTGA
- a CDS encoding DUF2267 domain-containing protein has protein sequence MSDAHSSWRDRGIGETEEWLAGIQNHCRLGSESHAFCALRAVLHALRDRMTVDQVADFASVLPMPVLAIYYEGWEPAGKPTTRQEIDAFLEDVEADLPPGFPCRSDLAAQTVCALLWREVDPMRMNRAAQALPVPLRCLAPSSMAR, from the coding sequence ATGAGCGATGCCCATTCATCCTGGCGGGATCGGGGGATCGGCGAGACCGAGGAATGGCTGGCGGGAATCCAGAACCATTGCCGCCTGGGATCGGAGAGCCATGCCTTTTGTGCTCTGCGCGCAGTGCTTCACGCCCTGAGGGACAGGATGACCGTGGATCAGGTGGCCGATTTTGCGAGCGTGCTGCCGATGCCGGTCCTGGCGATCTACTATGAAGGCTGGGAACCGGCAGGAAAGCCCACGACCCGGCAGGAGATCGACGCATTTCTGGAGGATGTCGAGGCGGACCTGCCGCCGGGTTTCCCCTGCCGCAGCGATCTCGCGGCGCAGACCGTATGCGCGTTGCTCTGGAGAGAAGTCGACCCGATGAGGATGAACAGGGCCGCCCAGGCACTGCCGGTCCCGCTTCGATGCCTGGCGCCTTCCAGCATGGCCCGTTGA
- a CDS encoding universal stress protein: MFTHILIPTDGSHLSSSALDRSLGFAREIGARATVLTVIEPFHLFSLAPEQVSDTRDEYRQHAARHAQEILDAAERNARDKHVDCGVLHVTHEHPDQAILTAALNRGCDLIAMASHGRRGITALMLGSVTMKVLAQAKIPVLVYR, encoded by the coding sequence TTGTTCACCCATATCCTCATCCCCACCGATGGCTCGCATCTTTCCTCCTCGGCCCTCGACCGGAGCCTGGGCTTTGCCCGCGAGATCGGCGCCAGGGCGACTGTCCTGACCGTGATCGAGCCCTTTCACCTGTTCTCGCTGGCGCCGGAGCAGGTCTCCGACACGCGCGACGAATATCGCCAACATGCTGCCCGGCACGCGCAGGAGATCCTCGACGCCGCCGAGCGCAATGCCCGGGACAAGCATGTCGACTGCGGGGTCCTGCACGTGACGCACGAGCATCCGGACCAGGCGATCCTCACCGCTGCCCTGAACCGGGGATGCGACCTCATCGCGATGGCCTCCCACGGGCGGCGCGGAATCACGGCGTTGATGCTGGGCAGCGTGACGATGAAGGTCCTGGCACAGGCCAAGATCCCCGTGCTCGTCTATCGGTAG
- a CDS encoding efflux RND transporter periplasmic adaptor subunit, which translates to MTIGSIRRFGIAAGVLALLASCGTEEEQQSAAPPPPEVTVAKPLVQQIVDRDEFTGRFNPAASVDVRARVSGYLDKIAFTDGQMVKTGDLLFVIDQRPFQNALHEAEADLASAKARQQLAVTDLERSRALVSSSAVAKATFDQRLQDKQIADAGVLAAEAALDKAKLDLEFTEVRAPLDGRISRRLVDIGNLVSGEPAATVLTTIVALDPIYFDFDMSETEFLAYSRAAAEGRMASQRDGKVEVALRLPDEKEWTLTGTLDFLDNRIDPASGTMRARAIVQNPGLFLTPGQFGRLGLPGSEPYQAILVPDRAVVSDQARKLLMTVDEEGTVQAKVIRPGPLHDGLRVVREGITADDDVIIDGLVRARPGEKVTPQAGTVELAANED; encoded by the coding sequence ATGACGATCGGGAGTATTCGCCGCTTCGGCATTGCCGCGGGCGTGCTGGCGCTCCTCGCCAGCTGCGGCACGGAGGAGGAACAGCAGTCGGCTGCGCCGCCGCCTCCGGAAGTGACCGTCGCCAAGCCCCTGGTGCAGCAGATCGTCGACCGGGACGAGTTCACCGGCCGGTTCAACCCGGCCGCCAGCGTGGACGTCCGCGCCCGCGTCTCCGGCTATCTCGACAAGATCGCCTTCACCGACGGGCAGATGGTCAAGACCGGTGATCTTCTGTTCGTCATCGACCAGCGCCCGTTCCAGAACGCCCTGCATGAGGCGGAAGCCGATCTCGCCAGCGCCAAGGCGAGACAGCAGCTGGCGGTGACCGACCTGGAGCGGTCGCGTGCGCTGGTCTCAAGCTCGGCCGTCGCCAAGGCGACCTTCGATCAGCGCCTGCAGGACAAGCAGATCGCCGATGCCGGCGTCCTGGCTGCCGAGGCTGCCCTCGACAAGGCCAAGCTGGACCTCGAGTTCACGGAGGTGCGGGCGCCCTTGGACGGCCGGATTTCGCGTCGTCTGGTGGATATCGGCAACCTCGTGAGCGGCGAGCCGGCCGCCACCGTGCTCACCACGATCGTGGCGCTCGACCCGATCTATTTCGACTTCGACATGAGCGAGACCGAGTTCCTGGCCTACTCCCGGGCCGCGGCGGAGGGCCGGATGGCTTCCCAGCGCGATGGCAAGGTCGAGGTGGCCCTGCGCCTGCCGGACGAGAAGGAATGGACCCTCACCGGCACGCTCGACTTTCTCGACAACCGGATCGACCCGGCCAGCGGAACCATGCGCGCACGCGCGATCGTGCAGAATCCTGGCCTTTTCCTCACTCCCGGCCAGTTCGGGCGGCTGGGCCTGCCCGGCTCCGAGCCCTACCAGGCAATCCTGGTGCCGGATCGCGCCGTGGTCAGCGACCAGGCGCGCAAGCTGCTGATGACGGTTGATGAAGAAGGCACGGTCCAGGCAAAGGTGATCCGCCCTGGCCCGCTCCATGACGGGCTGCGCGTGGTGCGCGAGGGCATCACCGCCGACGACGACGTGATCATCGACGGGCTGGTCCGCGCCCGGCCGGGGGAGAAGGTCACCCCGCAGGCCGGCACGGTCGAGCTTGCCGCGAACGAAGACTGA
- a CDS encoding esterase/lipase family protein: protein MARAVIQPPYFPIIYVRGYAGTEGEIEDTVADPYMGFNVGTTKIRQVWTGAISRHYFESPVVRLMKQHGYSDVYTDGEDMPGHEAIPSRSIVVFRYYDEVSTAFGSGERTPIERFGEELGELILRLRQRVCGDDPAALKAFKVYLVGHSMGGLIIRCMLQNGKLGSNAEHRQRLAEARRLVDKVFTYASPHNGIDFQIIGNVPAILTANDVNNFNRPRMAGYLGLPTKGPAAAKEVHSLNGAFDPDRFFCLIGTNSLDYAVANGWSSRAVGPYSDGLVRINNAFVTGPSGQPDNPVRLAPRAYVHRSHSGHFGIVNSEEGYQNLTRFLFGDVRVDGVLDVHSLSLPGSVEKRRAAGEKVRASYHFEAIARVRGVHWDLSRRVASEHSTVFRRYDELFPNPNKPADPSVRPHHERPHLFTAFLSSGARVEKRRRSLGFSLDLGVLVPTYEVDGVLWLKDHYDGGYIYRDKINLEAIPPGGDQPQWRLRFGFDSRTPNRVTMEAQPLVGPEAIEFRIPVEQNSSPGITASLVLTARSWN from the coding sequence GTGGCACGTGCAGTCATCCAGCCGCCCTATTTCCCGATCATCTATGTCCGCGGCTATGCCGGCACCGAAGGTGAAATCGAGGACACCGTCGCCGACCCGTACATGGGCTTCAACGTTGGAACGACGAAGATCCGCCAGGTGTGGACCGGGGCCATTTCCCGTCATTATTTCGAATCACCGGTCGTCCGGCTGATGAAGCAGCATGGATATTCCGACGTCTACACCGATGGCGAGGACATGCCCGGGCACGAGGCGATCCCGTCCCGGTCGATCGTCGTGTTCCGCTACTACGACGAGGTTTCGACCGCCTTCGGCAGCGGCGAGCGCACCCCGATCGAACGGTTCGGCGAGGAACTGGGCGAACTGATCCTGCGGCTGCGCCAGCGGGTGTGCGGGGACGACCCCGCAGCGCTGAAGGCGTTCAAGGTCTATCTGGTCGGCCACTCCATGGGCGGGCTCATCATCCGGTGCATGCTGCAGAACGGGAAGCTCGGGAGCAATGCCGAGCACCGGCAGCGCCTGGCCGAGGCGCGGCGGCTCGTCGACAAGGTCTTCACCTATGCCAGCCCCCATAACGGCATCGACTTCCAGATCATCGGCAATGTCCCGGCGATCCTGACGGCGAACGACGTCAACAATTTCAACCGTCCCCGGATGGCCGGCTATCTGGGGCTGCCCACCAAGGGGCCGGCGGCTGCCAAGGAGGTGCACAGCCTGAACGGCGCGTTCGATCCGGATCGGTTCTTCTGCCTGATCGGGACGAACTCCCTGGACTACGCCGTTGCCAACGGCTGGTCGTCCCGGGCCGTTGGGCCCTACAGCGACGGGCTGGTGCGCATCAACAACGCGTTCGTCACCGGGCCGAGTGGCCAGCCGGACAACCCGGTGCGGCTGGCGCCCAGGGCCTATGTCCATCGCAGCCATTCCGGCCATTTCGGGATCGTGAACTCCGAGGAGGGCTACCAGAACCTGACCCGCTTCCTGTTCGGCGACGTCAGGGTGGACGGCGTGCTGGATGTCCATTCCCTGTCGCTGCCGGGTTCCGTGGAGAAGCGGCGGGCCGCCGGGGAGAAGGTGCGCGCCTCCTACCACTTCGAGGCGATCGCGAGGGTACGTGGCGTCCACTGGGACCTGAGCCGCCGGGTAGCTTCCGAGCATTCGACCGTGTTCCGCCGCTATGACGAGCTGTTTCCCAACCCGAACAAGCCGGCGGACCCAAGTGTTCGCCCGCATCACGAGCGGCCGCACCTGTTCACCGCCTTCCTGAGTTCCGGCGCGCGGGTCGAGAAGCGCCGGCGCTCCTTAGGCTTCAGCCTGGACCTGGGCGTGCTGGTGCCGACCTACGAGGTGGATGGCGTGCTCTGGCTGAAGGACCATTACGACGGCGGCTACATCTACCGGGACAAGATCAACCTCGAGGCCATTCCTCCCGGAGGCGATCAGCCCCAGTGGCGGCTTCGGTTCGGGTTCGACAGCCGCACGCCGAACCGGGTGACGATGGAGGCCCAGCCGCTTGTCGGGCCGGAAGCAATCGAGTTCCGGATCCCGGTCGAGCAGAATTCCAGCCCCGGCATCACGGCATCGCTGGTGCTCACGGCAAGGTCCTGGAACTAG
- a CDS encoding GGDEF domain-containing protein, which yields MSTLHRLGLPALPASYCIMFAYHAGQFPDLEREVRAMLVDPSLATNWRCEAIYDRFLGSERMLADYNEAIMELGRGVAEIGELLSRTTHHAERFGEIASNLSEAAHATSGATRRIIERAASQLASLAEEDAKLRREVAAHVEASTRSIVRAGKRFEAERQASRTDPLTKIGNRRRLDEAMAERVEASLVLADIDHFKRFNDTYGHRAGDLILVAFARILRQVTGERGLTIRFGGEEFAIFLPNSGLAEARDLADQARLTLEQMASITMKDGKSLSKVTASFGVASGRFDKNPDLLIERADRALYQAKNAGRNRVAVAPPPG from the coding sequence ATGTCGACGTTGCACAGGCTTGGTCTGCCGGCGCTTCCAGCCAGCTACTGCATCATGTTCGCCTACCATGCCGGGCAGTTCCCCGACCTCGAGCGGGAGGTCCGGGCCATGCTGGTCGACCCCTCGCTGGCCACGAACTGGCGGTGCGAGGCCATCTACGATCGCTTCCTTGGTTCCGAGCGCATGCTGGCCGACTACAACGAGGCCATCATGGAACTCGGCCGCGGCGTGGCGGAGATCGGTGAACTCTTGAGCCGGACCACCCACCACGCCGAAAGGTTTGGCGAGATTGCCAGCAACCTGTCCGAGGCGGCTCATGCAACCTCCGGCGCGACCCGCCGGATCATCGAGCGTGCCGCCAGCCAGCTGGCGAGCTTGGCCGAGGAAGATGCCAAGCTGCGCAGGGAGGTCGCTGCCCATGTCGAGGCCTCGACCCGCAGCATCGTCCGCGCCGGCAAGCGGTTCGAGGCCGAGCGGCAGGCGTCCCGGACCGATCCCCTCACCAAGATCGGCAACCGCCGCCGTCTCGACGAAGCGATGGCCGAGCGGGTGGAAGCCAGCCTGGTCCTGGCCGACATCGACCATTTCAAGCGCTTCAACGATACCTATGGCCACCGGGCCGGCGACCTGATCCTGGTGGCGTTCGCCCGGATCCTTCGCCAGGTGACCGGCGAGCGCGGCCTGACCATCCGGTTCGGGGGCGAGGAGTTCGCGATCTTCCTGCCGAATTCCGGCCTGGCGGAGGCCCGCGACCTTGCCGATCAAGCACGGCTGACACTGGAGCAAATGGCGAGCATCACCATGAAGGACGGCAAGTCCCTGAGCAAGGTGACCGCCTCGTTCGGCGTCGCCAGCGGCCGGTTCGACAAGAACCCGGACCTGCTGATCGAGCGGGCCGACCGGGCCCTCTACCAGGCCAAGAACGCCGGCCGGAACCGTGTCGCCGTCGCCCCTCCGCCCGGCTAG
- a CDS encoding adenylate/guanylate cyclase domain-containing protein, with the protein MALTRMLTRRPGETIRQRRWKMRPRVPSVPISIALVVGTALLLAVTAGFVLFAGYRAARLNTGELAREGAESMIRSMVERTRAHLDPVQAQLDFLSQQIVRQRLDLTQAERLGDLLLASLAAVPQESVVAFATPDLQVLRAFRNRPSTPLAVNDWRDDPGFEKAMQRAAQASGAFWGELYVAQGRGMPFINLFVPVHREGKFAGALIAGVTTAALSDFLATLGSEDLANPFILYGPDSVLAHPRLREGFPGLSDKHPLPSLRELGDPVLEKIWTPDPEMRLQQAGTFTNAAVSARLVDIGGESFLFILQELPGYGERPWTIGTYMPLEQAVPQLDRLTHLLWVGGIVLVVGMVLALLLGRSLSHPIRELADEANRLRELNFDAPPPRLRGPFRELNEAARAFDAMVGGLRLFSTYVPHTLVRRLMRHGSPKAIVSEEREVTVMFTDIAGFTTLSEQLPAAEVAAFLNGHFTLVGGCVEATEGTVDKYIGDAVMAFWGAPGHQPDHAARACQAALGIAQAVHADNQARARDDLPPVRVRIGIHSGRALVGDIGAPSRVNYTVVGDVVNVAERLEELARSAARTIEGEDVSVLLGARTAAALGQEFPLIPLGDFELRGRREPLTIFQLQVG; encoded by the coding sequence GTGGCCCTGACCCGTATGCTGACCCGCCGGCCCGGTGAGACGATCCGGCAGCGCCGCTGGAAGATGCGACCGCGCGTGCCGAGCGTCCCGATCTCGATCGCGCTGGTGGTGGGGACGGCGCTGCTGCTGGCGGTCACCGCCGGCTTCGTGCTGTTCGCCGGATATCGTGCCGCCCGGCTGAACACCGGTGAACTCGCCCGGGAAGGTGCGGAATCGATGATCCGCTCGATGGTGGAGCGCACGCGCGCCCATCTCGATCCGGTCCAGGCCCAGCTCGACTTCCTGTCGCAGCAGATCGTCCGGCAGCGCCTGGACCTCACCCAGGCGGAGCGGTTGGGCGACCTGCTGCTCGCCTCGCTGGCTGCCGTGCCGCAAGAGAGCGTGGTGGCCTTCGCCACGCCCGACCTCCAGGTGCTGCGAGCCTTCCGAAACCGGCCTTCCACGCCGCTCGCGGTCAACGACTGGCGCGACGATCCGGGTTTCGAGAAGGCGATGCAGCGGGCCGCCCAGGCAAGCGGGGCCTTCTGGGGCGAACTCTATGTGGCCCAGGGGCGCGGGATGCCCTTCATCAACCTGTTCGTCCCGGTCCATCGGGAAGGAAAGTTCGCCGGCGCGCTGATCGCCGGGGTCACCACCGCGGCCCTTTCGGACTTCCTGGCCACGCTCGGCAGCGAGGACCTGGCCAACCCGTTCATCCTTTACGGCCCGGATTCGGTGCTGGCCCATCCCAGGCTTCGGGAAGGCTTCCCGGGGCTGAGCGACAAGCATCCGCTTCCGAGCCTGCGCGAACTCGGCGACCCGGTCCTGGAGAAGATCTGGACGCCCGACCCGGAAATGCGGCTGCAGCAGGCGGGCACCTTCACCAACGCCGCGGTCAGCGCCCGGCTCGTCGACATCGGCGGCGAGAGCTTCCTCTTCATTCTCCAGGAGCTTCCCGGCTATGGCGAGCGTCCCTGGACGATCGGCACCTACATGCCCCTGGAGCAGGCCGTTCCCCAGCTCGACCGGCTCACCCATCTGCTCTGGGTGGGCGGCATCGTGCTGGTGGTGGGCATGGTGCTGGCGCTCCTGCTCGGGCGAAGCCTCAGCCATCCGATCCGGGAACTCGCCGACGAGGCCAACCGGTTGCGCGAGCTCAACTTCGATGCGCCGCCGCCGCGGCTGCGCGGCCCGTTTCGCGAGCTGAACGAGGCAGCCCGTGCCTTCGACGCCATGGTGGGCGGGCTGCGCCTGTTTTCCACCTACGTCCCGCACACGCTGGTGCGAAGGCTGATGCGCCACGGCTCGCCCAAGGCGATCGTGTCGGAGGAGCGCGAGGTCACCGTGATGTTCACCGACATCGCGGGCTTCACCACCCTGTCGGAGCAACTGCCCGCCGCGGAGGTGGCGGCTTTCCTCAATGGTCACTTCACCCTGGTGGGCGGATGCGTCGAGGCCACCGAAGGCACGGTGGACAAGTATATCGGCGATGCGGTCATGGCGTTCTGGGGAGCGCCAGGTCACCAGCCCGATCATGCCGCCAGGGCCTGCCAGGCGGCGCTCGGCATCGCCCAGGCCGTGCACGCGGACAACCAGGCGCGGGCCAGGGACGACCTGCCGCCGGTGCGGGTGCGGATCGGCATCCATAGCGGCCGTGCCCTGGTGGGCGACATCGGGGCGCCCAGCCGGGTGAACTACACGGTGGTCGGCGACGTGGTGAACGTGGCCGAACGCCTGGAAGAACTGGCCCGCAGCGCCGCCCGGACCATCGAGGGCGAGGACGTGTCGGTCCTGCTCGGCGCCCGTACCGCGGCTGCCCTGGGCCAGGAGTTCCCCCTCATTCCTCTGGGTGACTTCGAGCTTCGTGGCCGGCGCGAGCCGCTAACGATCTTCCAGCTTCAGGTTGGTTGA
- the ggt gene encoding gamma-glutamyltransferase encodes MSLRTTGIVMPLAMLLLLAPAAPAQEPPPPEAPSGRAEREAVTASRHMIVTANPLATEAGEAILARGGSAVDAMIAAQLVLNLVEPQSSGIGGGAFLLHWDEQAGELTSFDGREKAPMAATPELFMAGDGTPMAFADAVPGGRSVGVPGTLALMELAHRLHGRLPFAELVAPAVRLAEHGFEISPRLAGAIADSAAELAVFPATRAYFLDTDGKPRAAGTVLRNPEFAATLRQIAKEGSAPLYRGRIGDALVETVRSAPVNPGAMTRQDLADYRVVMRPPVCRPYRAYEVCGMGPPSSGGVAVLQVLGLLEHFDLPSLGPTADGMQALVEASKLAFADRNLFLADDDFVSVPVRGLLDQAYLTSRAQQIRLDSSIEKAVAGNPPWREAGLLAPDDSDKLPGTSHLVVVDDDGNAISMTTTIESGFGSRMMVGGFLLNNELTDFSFAPEEGGRPVANRVQPGKRPRSSMAPTIVFDEAGEPVLLIGSPGGSQIIGYVAQALVAVLDWGMSPQEAVAMGHVLSRNGPAELEAGTEAAAMEEALRSRGQEVQVKPLNSGLHAILIGDETLESGVDPRREGAARGQ; translated from the coding sequence ATGAGCTTGCGCACCACCGGGATCGTGATGCCGCTGGCGATGCTGCTGCTGTTGGCTCCCGCCGCTCCGGCCCAGGAGCCACCGCCGCCGGAAGCGCCGAGTGGCCGGGCCGAACGCGAGGCGGTCACCGCATCCCGGCACATGATCGTGACCGCCAATCCGCTCGCGACCGAGGCAGGCGAGGCCATCCTGGCGCGCGGCGGCAGTGCCGTCGACGCGATGATAGCCGCGCAGCTCGTCCTGAACCTGGTGGAGCCGCAGTCGTCGGGCATCGGCGGCGGTGCATTCCTGCTGCACTGGGACGAGCAGGCCGGCGAGCTGACCAGCTTCGATGGCCGCGAGAAAGCGCCCATGGCGGCCACTCCCGAACTGTTCATGGCCGGGGACGGCACGCCGATGGCATTTGCGGACGCGGTGCCGGGAGGACGTTCGGTGGGCGTGCCGGGAACGCTTGCCCTGATGGAACTCGCGCACCGGCTGCACGGACGCCTGCCGTTCGCCGAACTCGTGGCGCCTGCGGTGCGCCTGGCCGAGCACGGCTTCGAAATCTCGCCGCGTCTGGCCGGCGCCATCGCCGACAGCGCCGCTGAACTTGCCGTGTTCCCGGCGACCCGCGCCTATTTCCTCGACACCGACGGCAAGCCGCGTGCCGCCGGCACGGTCCTGCGCAATCCGGAATTCGCAGCAACCCTTCGCCAGATCGCCAAGGAAGGCAGTGCGCCGCTCTATCGCGGCCGGATCGGCGATGCGCTGGTGGAGACGGTGCGCAGCGCCCCGGTCAATCCCGGCGCGATGACCCGGCAGGACCTCGCCGACTACCGGGTCGTCATGCGGCCCCCGGTCTGCCGGCCTTACCGTGCCTATGAGGTGTGCGGCATGGGGCCGCCCAGCTCGGGCGGCGTCGCCGTGCTGCAGGTCCTGGGCCTGCTGGAGCATTTCGATCTGCCGAGCCTGGGACCGACCGCGGACGGCATGCAGGCACTCGTGGAGGCCTCCAAGCTGGCGTTTGCCGATCGCAACCTGTTCCTGGCGGACGACGATTTCGTGTCGGTGCCGGTGCGGGGACTGCTCGACCAGGCCTACCTGACCAGCCGGGCCCAGCAGATCCGGCTGGACAGCTCGATCGAGAAGGCGGTCGCCGGCAACCCGCCCTGGCGCGAAGCCGGGTTGCTGGCGCCGGACGACAGCGACAAGCTGCCGGGAACGTCCCATCTCGTGGTGGTCGACGACGACGGCAACGCCATTTCGATGACGACGACGATCGAGAGCGGGTTCGGCAGCAGAATGATGGTTGGAGGCTTCCTGCTCAACAACGAGCTGACCGACTTCTCCTTTGCCCCCGAGGAAGGGGGCCGGCCGGTCGCCAATCGCGTCCAGCCGGGCAAGCGCCCGCGCAGCTCGATGGCGCCGACCATCGTGTTCGACGAGGCCGGGGAGCCGGTCCTTCTCATCGGCTCCCCGGGCGGCAGCCAGATCATCGGCTATGTCGCGCAGGCGCTGGTGGCCGTGCTGGACTGGGGCATGAGCCCGCAGGAAGCCGTGGCCATGGGCCATGTGCTGAGCCGCAACGGCCCCGCCGAGCTGGAAGCCGGCACGGAGGCCGCGGCCATGGAGGAAGCCTTGCGTTCCCGCGGCCAGGAGGTCCAGGTCAAGCCGCTCAACAGCGGCCTGCATGCGATCCTGATTGGCGATGAAACGCTCGAGAGCGGCGTCGATCCCCGTCGCGAAGGCGCGGCAAGGGGGCAGTAG
- a CDS encoding TetR/AcrR family transcriptional regulator, which translates to MRLFWRQGYAATSIAELTAAMGINPPSLYGAFGDKERLFLEAVERYQRSADAAAEQILAEAPTARAAIENLLRSVAEQFTCPDQPSGCMVVTAVMNCPDAEGHLKEVMARIRAASAGRILNRIRDAIATGELPADTDADALGAFFDTVLQGMTIQARDGASRASLCAIAACAMRAWPDRRAASAKPTEDRP; encoded by the coding sequence ATGAGGCTGTTCTGGCGGCAGGGCTACGCCGCCACGTCGATCGCTGAACTCACCGCCGCGATGGGCATCAATCCACCCAGCCTGTATGGCGCATTCGGGGATAAGGAGCGGCTTTTCCTGGAAGCCGTCGAACGCTACCAGCGTTCGGCCGATGCCGCGGCCGAGCAAATCCTGGCCGAGGCTCCGACCGCCCGTGCCGCGATCGAGAACCTGCTGCGCTCGGTGGCCGAGCAGTTCACCTGCCCGGACCAGCCCTCCGGCTGCATGGTCGTCACTGCCGTCATGAACTGTCCCGATGCCGAAGGGCACCTGAAGGAGGTCATGGCCAGGATCCGTGCCGCTTCGGCGGGACGGATCTTGAACCGGATCCGCGACGCGATCGCCACCGGCGAACTGCCTGCCGATACCGACGCCGATGCTCTTGGCGCCTTCTTCGACACCGTTCTGCAGGGCATGACGATCCAGGCCCGCGACGGCGCCTCGCGCGCATCCCTTTGTGCCATCGCTGCCTGTGCGATGCGGGCCTGGCCGGATCGCCGCGCGGCCTCGGCGAAACCAACGGAAGATCGCCCCTAG